One Mesorhizobium sp. J428 DNA segment encodes these proteins:
- a CDS encoding LysR family transcriptional regulator yields MRTLDMVTFLVLARNRHFGRTAQELNTTQPAISSRLSQLESEYGCKLVHRSDREFRLTPEGERVLEVFQHVVESLQDLETELKAGYVGAVANVRIGAIDSVASTWMPHLIETLRDIAPNLRIELTVDGTKDLVHDMGKGKFDLIFCLDPAIGDGFRSFVACVWQMIWAGAPKLVDEHATYSVDELARMPIITFPRDTPPYRQIAPYFQDERVLASKMTSSNSLFAIINLVIDGFGVAALPTVTIDRELNTGLLVPMNVSKWFPPMPIVATYQSSTHQKIIQLVADQARESAKAFCERAKAGAAWTI; encoded by the coding sequence ATGCGAACGCTCGACATGGTGACGTTTCTCGTGCTTGCCCGGAATCGGCATTTCGGCCGCACCGCGCAGGAGCTCAACACGACGCAGCCGGCGATCTCCTCGCGCCTCTCGCAGCTCGAATCCGAATATGGCTGTAAGCTCGTCCACCGCAGCGATCGCGAGTTCCGCCTTACGCCGGAGGGCGAGCGCGTGCTGGAAGTCTTCCAGCACGTCGTCGAAAGCCTGCAGGATCTCGAGACCGAGCTGAAGGCGGGCTATGTCGGCGCAGTCGCCAATGTGCGCATCGGAGCGATCGACTCGGTCGCCTCGACCTGGATGCCGCACCTGATCGAGACCCTGCGCGACATCGCGCCCAACCTGCGCATCGAGCTGACGGTCGACGGCACCAAGGATCTCGTGCACGATATGGGCAAGGGCAAGTTCGACCTGATCTTCTGCCTCGATCCGGCGATCGGCGACGGCTTCCGAAGCTTCGTCGCCTGCGTATGGCAGATGATCTGGGCCGGTGCGCCGAAGCTGGTCGACGAACATGCGACCTACAGCGTCGACGAGCTCGCCCGCATGCCGATCATCACCTTTCCGCGCGACACCCCGCCCTACCGCCAGATCGCGCCCTATTTTCAGGACGAGCGGGTTCTGGCCTCGAAGATGACCAGTTCCAATTCACTGTTCGCGATCATCAATCTCGTCATCGACGGCTTTGGCGTCGCAGCTCTTCCGACCGTTACGATCGACCGCGAGCTCAACACGGGGCTGCTCGTACCAATGAACGTGTCGAAATGGTTCCCACCGATGCCGATCGTCGCGACCTATCAGTCGTCGACTCACCAGAAGATCATCCAGCTCGTGGCCGACCAGGCGCGCGAGAGCGCCAAGGCCTTTTGCGAGCGGGCAAAAGCGGGCGCGGCCTGGACGATCTGA
- the guaD gene encoding guanine deaminase produces MQGLDLRGRTLLASGFHAPERGDIDALHEVLIAIGEDGVIRTVTRPGEEDYERALATAGETGVLSTLPDGMVLLPGFVDLHVHAPQYPQLGRALDVPLEVWLHKYTFPLEARYADAAFARRVYRRLVADLLATGTTTALYFATVHVEATRILADICLEEGQRALVGKVAMDDPQSCPDYYRDASPEAAVAGTWEVIDHIRSHPANRDGRVRPVVTPRFIPSCTDAALQGLGELARECGCHVQTHCSESDWAHGYVLARHGMTDAASLDRFGLLRAGSVLAHSNFLTADDMDLLAARQAAVAHCPVSNAYFAGAIFPLRAALEKGVRVGLGTDISGGPISSIFDAMRAAVMVSRMLESGVDPALPPLERSAMANARIDLREAFHLATAGGGDALNLPVGRFVPGCHFDALAINPAAEDGTIRLWDVEADDEMLLETILYTASKPNIAGVWVGGAQVA; encoded by the coding sequence ATGCAAGGGCTCGACCTTCGCGGACGCACCCTGCTGGCCTCCGGCTTTCATGCGCCCGAACGCGGCGATATCGATGCCTTGCACGAGGTCCTGATCGCCATCGGCGAAGACGGGGTGATCCGGACGGTCACACGGCCAGGCGAGGAAGATTATGAGCGGGCTCTGGCCACGGCCGGGGAGACCGGAGTGCTTTCGACCCTGCCCGACGGCATGGTGCTGCTTCCGGGCTTCGTCGACCTCCATGTACACGCGCCACAGTATCCGCAGCTCGGCCGCGCGCTCGATGTCCCGCTCGAAGTCTGGTTGCACAAGTATACATTCCCGCTGGAGGCGCGCTACGCCGACGCCGCCTTTGCCCGACGCGTCTATCGGCGGCTTGTAGCGGACCTGCTCGCCACCGGCACGACAACGGCGCTCTACTTTGCAACCGTCCATGTCGAGGCGACGCGCATCCTGGCCGACATCTGCCTGGAAGAGGGCCAGCGCGCGCTGGTCGGCAAGGTGGCGATGGACGATCCGCAATCCTGCCCGGACTACTATCGCGATGCGTCGCCCGAGGCTGCCGTCGCCGGCACGTGGGAGGTGATCGATCACATCCGGTCGCATCCGGCCAATCGTGACGGCAGGGTGCGCCCGGTGGTGACGCCACGCTTCATTCCCTCCTGCACGGACGCGGCGCTGCAAGGCCTCGGCGAGCTCGCGCGCGAGTGCGGCTGCCACGTCCAGACCCATTGCTCCGAGAGCGACTGGGCGCACGGCTACGTGCTTGCCCGCCACGGGATGACCGATGCGGCGAGCCTCGACCGATTCGGCCTGCTCCGCGCGGGAAGCGTGCTGGCGCACAGTAACTTCCTCACCGCCGACGACATGGACCTGCTCGCCGCGCGACAGGCGGCGGTGGCGCATTGCCCGGTGTCCAACGCCTATTTCGCCGGCGCGATCTTCCCGCTGCGCGCGGCGCTGGAAAAGGGCGTGCGCGTGGGTCTTGGCACCGACATATCCGGCGGGCCGATCAGCTCGATCTTCGACGCGATGCGCGCCGCCGTGATGGTGTCGCGCATGCTGGAAAGCGGCGTCGATCCGGCGCTGCCGCCGCTTGAGCGCTCGGCCATGGCAAACGCGCGCATCGATTTGCGTGAGGCGTTCCATCTCGCGACCGCGGGTGGCGGCGATGCGCTCAACCTGCCGGTCGGCCGTTTCGTCCCCGGCTGCCATTTCGACGCCCTCGCCATCAACCCTGCCGCGGAAGACGGCACGATCCGGCTCTGGGACGTCGAGGCCGACGACGAGATGCTGCTGGAGACGATCCTCTACACCGCCTCGAAGCCAAACATCGCCGGCGTCTGGGTTGGCGGCGCCCAGGTCGCATGA
- a CDS encoding amidohydrolase, translating to MTADGPDIAIVNAVVLPMGGAAKIAHGALTIQGNAILEVGAANVVNTNGAKKVIDANGRVVMPGFVNSHTHIASNMLLRGLLEDVQLFEWLSTMWRLKRNFDADTLYWASLAGLAEMAKAGITTFNEHFDAYAVEPEIEALHRIPLRATLGYGFADRGIYASITDWSWKTLETFGDLVKKHHRSGGDRVHLALSPHAPYSCGAEMFRLVREVADAEKVAIHTHLAEGPQEVAYVADTYGTTPVKWVHSLGFLGPDVTAAHCTQLTDDDIAIMAETGTRIGHCPCCNAKLNSGTARLRDLRAAGVPVGLATDGPASHNALDMFQEMKFAGMIHKDKTNDVEFLKTNELLEMATAGSAIAMNRPETGVLAPGRKADVIIVDLDRLHCLPVYDEAAALVYSARADDVVTTIADGRIVMEGRVLTGIDEAEIRARFREKALALRDRSL from the coding sequence ATGACCGCCGACGGACCGGATATCGCCATCGTCAATGCGGTCGTCCTGCCGATGGGCGGGGCGGCCAAGATCGCGCATGGCGCTCTGACCATCCAGGGCAATGCGATCCTGGAGGTCGGCGCGGCGAATGTCGTGAACACCAATGGCGCGAAGAAGGTCATCGACGCGAACGGCCGCGTCGTGATGCCGGGCTTCGTCAACAGCCACACGCATATTGCCTCCAACATGCTGCTGCGCGGCCTGCTGGAAGACGTGCAGCTTTTCGAATGGCTGTCGACGATGTGGCGCCTGAAGCGCAATTTCGACGCGGATACGCTCTACTGGGCAAGTCTCGCCGGGCTCGCGGAAATGGCCAAGGCCGGCATCACAACCTTCAACGAGCATTTCGACGCCTATGCGGTAGAGCCTGAGATCGAGGCGCTTCACCGTATCCCGCTGCGCGCTACGCTCGGCTACGGCTTCGCCGACCGGGGCATCTACGCCTCTATCACGGATTGGTCGTGGAAGACGCTGGAGACCTTCGGCGACCTGGTGAAGAAGCACCACCGGTCGGGCGGAGATCGGGTCCATCTCGCTCTCTCGCCGCACGCGCCCTATTCCTGCGGCGCCGAGATGTTCCGGCTGGTGCGCGAGGTGGCCGACGCGGAGAAGGTCGCGATACACACCCACCTCGCCGAAGGGCCGCAGGAAGTCGCCTACGTCGCCGACACGTATGGCACGACGCCGGTCAAATGGGTGCATTCCCTCGGCTTCCTCGGCCCTGACGTCACCGCCGCCCACTGCACGCAGCTGACCGACGACGATATCGCCATCATGGCCGAGACAGGCACGCGCATCGGGCATTGCCCGTGCTGCAACGCCAAGCTCAATTCGGGCACGGCGCGCCTGCGCGATCTGCGCGCCGCCGGTGTCCCGGTCGGCCTCGCGACCGACGGGCCCGCCAGCCACAACGCGCTCGACATGTTCCAGGAGATGAAGTTCGCCGGCATGATCCACAAGGACAAGACGAACGATGTCGAGTTCCTGAAGACGAACGAACTGCTGGAGATGGCGACCGCGGGATCGGCGATTGCCATGAATCGTCCCGAGACCGGCGTCCTCGCACCCGGCCGGAAGGCCGACGTCATCATCGTCGATCTCGACCGCCTGCACTGCCTGCCCGTCTATGACGAGGCGGCGGCATTGGTCTATTCGGCGCGCGCCGACGACGTGGTCACGACCATCGCCGATGGTCGGATCGTGATGGAGGGCCGTGTGCTTACGGGCATCGACGAGGCGGAAATCCGCGCCAGGTTCCGCGAGAAGGCGCTCGCGCTGCGCGACCGCAGCCTGTAG